A single window of Chitinophaga sp. XS-30 DNA harbors:
- a CDS encoding phage tail sheath C-terminal domain-containing protein yields MLNLADLKTPGVYIDEVPKFPPSVAQVETAIPAFIGYTRNTTLNGNTLINRPVRIKSMVEYEAVFGARLETFTAVVNTNPQGQNIVQTPPAAPATLYRMYYSLQMYFANGGGPCYIVSIGADTVPAALLHHTAGLTAIGKEDEPTLLVFPDALQLARGDFYQLYQAALAQCNELKDRFALIDVFNGHLDYSAPGGEDVIDSGTLGIRTLIGNNFLLYGAAYYPQLETTLSYNYDEAAVTITGTLDGAAVPANTVLRLADPAPADEPRSLYHRANKLYHDIRNAITAMPIVLPPSSAIAGVYATVDSTRGVWKAPANISLRFVNRPTVALDDAGQENLNVHTTGKSVNAIRTFSGKGVLVWGARTLAGNDNEWRYVNVRRFFNMVEESTRKASEAFVFEPNDANTWVKVRAMIENFLILQWRAGALAGAKPEQAFYVRVGLGQTMTAQDILEGRMIVEIGMAVVRPAEFIVLRFSHKMQES; encoded by the coding sequence ATGTTAAATCTAGCAGATCTTAAAACACCCGGCGTTTATATCGACGAGGTGCCAAAATTTCCGCCCTCAGTGGCGCAGGTGGAAACAGCTATTCCGGCCTTCATTGGTTATACGCGGAATACCACGCTCAATGGTAATACATTGATCAACCGCCCGGTCCGTATCAAATCCATGGTAGAGTACGAAGCGGTATTCGGCGCCCGGCTGGAAACATTTACCGCTGTGGTGAACACTAATCCCCAGGGGCAGAACATCGTGCAAACCCCTCCCGCAGCGCCCGCCACCTTGTACCGCATGTACTATTCCCTGCAAATGTATTTCGCCAACGGCGGTGGTCCCTGCTACATCGTATCGATCGGCGCGGATACCGTGCCGGCCGCTTTACTGCATCATACGGCAGGATTGACGGCGATCGGGAAAGAAGATGAGCCGACTTTGCTGGTTTTCCCCGATGCGCTGCAACTGGCGCGCGGAGATTTCTACCAGTTATACCAGGCCGCACTGGCGCAATGTAACGAACTGAAAGACCGCTTTGCCCTGATCGATGTGTTCAACGGGCATCTCGACTACAGCGCACCGGGTGGTGAAGATGTGATAGACAGCGGAACGCTGGGCATCCGTACCCTCATCGGGAATAATTTCCTGCTGTATGGCGCTGCTTACTACCCGCAGCTGGAAACAACGCTCAGTTATAATTATGACGAAGCGGCCGTAACCATCACCGGTACACTCGATGGTGCAGCGGTGCCTGCCAATACCGTATTGCGGCTTGCTGACCCGGCCCCGGCTGATGAACCCCGTTCGCTGTACCACCGTGCGAATAAACTGTATCACGATATCCGCAATGCCATCACCGCGATGCCTATCGTGTTGCCGCCCAGCAGCGCCATTGCCGGCGTGTATGCTACTGTGGATTCCACCCGCGGCGTATGGAAAGCCCCGGCCAATATCAGCCTGCGTTTTGTGAACAGGCCCACCGTTGCGCTGGACGATGCGGGACAGGAAAACCTGAATGTGCATACCACCGGAAAATCTGTGAACGCCATCCGCACCTTCAGCGGGAAAGGGGTACTGGTATGGGGCGCCAGAACACTGGCCGGAAACGATAATGAATGGCGGTATGTGAATGTGCGCCGCTTCTTCAATATGGTGGAGGAATCTACCCGTAAAGCCTCGGAGGCCTTCGTATTCGAGCCGAATGATGCCAACACCTGGGTGAAAGTGCGGGCCATGATCGAGAATTTCCTCATCCTGCAATGGCGCGCCGGAGCGCTGGCCGGGGCAAAACCGGAACAGGCTTTCTACGTGCGTGTGGGGCTGGGGCAAACGATGACCGCGCAGGATATCCTTGAAGGCCGCATGATCGTGGAGATCGGAATGGCGGTAGTAAGGCCGGCAGAGTTCATCGTTCTCCGCTTCAGTCACAAAATGCAGGAATCTTAA
- a CDS encoding DUF4255 domain-containing protein, translating into MIDQVLNAIITQLNTYIGAVDPEVILGNISFADAFQDNSSQSLSDKVIASVINIEQEESLRNLPFRRTVYTSGGLPQGVERQPEIYLNIYVLFGANKNNYGIALHRISQVIAFFQRRFVFTPADTPVLGTLNLDRIIFDLYSTSFEELNQMWSVMGGKYIPSVAYKMRMAVIQDAEESGAGIISEINLKSNLLK; encoded by the coding sequence ATGATTGACCAGGTCCTCAATGCAATCATTACGCAACTCAACACCTACATAGGGGCCGTAGATCCGGAAGTGATACTGGGAAACATCTCGTTTGCCGACGCTTTTCAGGATAACTCGTCCCAAAGCCTCAGCGATAAGGTCATTGCATCAGTGATCAATATCGAGCAGGAGGAATCGTTGCGTAATCTTCCCTTTCGCCGCACGGTGTACACATCCGGCGGACTGCCGCAGGGTGTTGAAAGACAGCCTGAGATTTATCTGAACATCTACGTGCTGTTCGGCGCCAACAAGAACAACTATGGCATCGCGCTGCACAGGATATCACAGGTCATCGCCTTCTTTCAGCGACGATTCGTGTTCACACCCGCGGATACGCCGGTGCTGGGTACGCTGAATCTGGACAGGATCATATTCGATCTGTATTCCACCAGCTTTGAAGAACTGAACCAGATGTGGAGCGTTATGGGAGGCAAATATATTCCCTCTGTTGCATACAAAATGCGCATGGCTGTGATCCAGGATGCTGAAGAAAGCGGAGCTGGCATCATTTCCGAGATCAACCTCAAAAGCAATCTTCTAAAATAA
- the rsmI gene encoding 16S rRNA (cytidine(1402)-2'-O)-methyltransferase, with the protein MSRLFIIPSPIGNLADMTYRAVKVLETVELVLAEDTRTSGVLLKHYGITKPVTPYHQHNEHKVLQHLVQQLQGGKQMALLTDAGTPGVSDPGFLLVRECIRAGVPVECLPGATAFVPALVNSGLPMNRFAFEGFLPPKKGRHTLLTQLAAEERTLIFYESPHRLVKTLDDFIQYWGPARQCCVSRELTKMFEENKRGTLQEVRDHFAEKGVKGEIVIIVEGC; encoded by the coding sequence TTGTCCAGGCTCTTCATAATTCCTTCCCCCATCGGTAACCTGGCGGATATGACGTACAGGGCGGTGAAGGTGCTGGAAACGGTAGAGCTGGTGCTGGCGGAAGATACCCGTACATCGGGCGTTCTGCTGAAGCACTACGGGATCACCAAACCTGTAACACCTTATCATCAGCATAACGAGCATAAGGTGTTGCAGCATCTGGTGCAGCAATTGCAAGGCGGCAAACAAATGGCCCTGCTCACGGATGCAGGCACACCGGGCGTATCAGATCCCGGTTTTTTATTGGTACGCGAATGCATCCGTGCAGGCGTACCGGTGGAATGCCTGCCGGGCGCCACGGCATTTGTTCCCGCACTGGTCAACAGCGGCCTCCCCATGAACCGCTTTGCCTTTGAAGGTTTCCTTCCCCCCAAAAAAGGCCGGCATACTTTACTTACGCAACTGGCCGCAGAAGAACGCACCCTCATTTTTTACGAATCTCCCCACCGGCTGGTAAAAACGCTGGACGATTTTATACAGTACTGGGGCCCGGCCCGCCAATGCTGCGTTTCCCGTGAGCTGACGAAAATGTTCGAGGAAAACAAACGCGGAACGCTGCAGGAGGTGCGAGATCACTTTGCGGAAAAAGGTGTGAAAGGAGAGATCGTGATCATTGTGGAAGGATGTTGA
- the purS gene encoding phosphoribosylformylglycinamidine synthase subunit PurS yields MTFTAHINVMPLKELLDPQGKAVLGGLKNLGLGNVHDVRIGKHITLQIEAASKEDAQQIAENACQKLLANQVMEFYEVNIQ; encoded by the coding sequence ATGACATTTACTGCACATATCAACGTGATGCCGCTGAAAGAATTGCTGGACCCGCAGGGAAAAGCTGTATTGGGCGGCCTGAAAAACCTCGGCCTTGGCAATGTTCACGATGTGCGCATCGGCAAGCATATTACCCTGCAGATCGAGGCGGCATCCAAAGAAGATGCACAGCAGATCGCAGAGAACGCTTGCCAGAAGCTGCTGGCCAACCAGGTAATGGAATTTTACGAAGTTAATATCCAGTAG
- a CDS encoding phosphatidylcholine/phosphatidylserine synthase has protein sequence MKQIPNILTLSNLFCGALAIIFILHAPQYIAEFNGTEYTVTNPAPVYWASILVVIAGVIDFFDGFVARLLKVTSPLGKELDSLADVVSFGVVPGMILFRLLRSAYLRQPDVFDVSYVNLAPALLVPCFAAYRLAVFNLDTRQSEHFIGVPTPAVGFLVASFPLIMLYNPYNLAHWLENIWVLYAIIFLLCYLMVSSHPMISLKFKNFSLKDNWPRFLLVLVSLLSIPLLRYAAVPFIFTAYVGLSILVPPKAKVV, from the coding sequence ATGAAACAAATTCCAAATATCCTTACCCTATCCAACCTGTTCTGCGGAGCGCTGGCTATTATTTTTATCCTGCATGCACCGCAGTATATAGCAGAATTCAACGGAACAGAATATACCGTCACGAATCCCGCACCGGTGTACTGGGCCTCCATCCTGGTGGTCATTGCCGGTGTCATAGATTTCTTTGACGGGTTCGTGGCCCGGTTGCTGAAAGTCACGTCCCCGTTGGGGAAGGAGCTGGATTCCCTGGCGGACGTTGTTTCATTTGGTGTAGTGCCAGGCATGATCCTGTTCCGTTTGCTGCGCAGCGCCTATCTCCGGCAGCCGGACGTGTTTGATGTCTCTTATGTCAACCTGGCGCCCGCATTGCTGGTGCCCTGTTTTGCCGCGTACCGGCTGGCGGTGTTCAACCTGGATACCAGGCAGAGCGAACATTTTATTGGCGTGCCAACGCCGGCTGTGGGGTTCCTGGTAGCCTCCTTCCCGCTCATCATGCTGTATAATCCATATAATCTGGCGCATTGGCTGGAAAATATCTGGGTATTGTATGCGATCATCTTTCTGCTATGTTATCTCATGGTCAGCTCCCATCCCATGATCAGCCTGAAGTTCAAGAACTTCTCGCTGAAAGATAACTGGCCGCGCTTTCTGCTGGTGCTCGTGTCGCTCCTGAGCATCCCCTTGCTGCGTTATGCGGCCGTACCTTTTATATTTACTGCGTACGTCGGGTTGTCCATCCTCGTGCCGCCGAAGGCAAAGGTTGTTTAA
- a CDS encoding aminopeptidase P N-terminal domain-containing protein, translating to MKYLPLDKKIFEKNRERFAARMLPDAIAVFNSNDELPTNGDALHAFRQNSDLYWLTGIEQEDTMLVLYPDNPDPKHREVLVLVRPNEMKEKWDGHRLRKEEAQAISGIQTIVWLDSLDALLQQWIHEAGNIYLNTNENNRRSNYVPVRDYRYAAELRERYPLHNYLRAARILKELRAVKTEEEVKVMQTAMDITEKAFRRLLKFIRPGVYEHEIHAEIMHEFLRNRATGEAYGSIIASGDRARTLHYIANNQECKDGEVILMDFGAAYGGYNADLTRSVPVNGKFSPRQREIYNACLHLHNYAKSILKPGITIAKYHEMVGVEAGKEFVKLGLLTEGDIRNQDPEAPAYRKYLYHGISHHLGVDVHDLGPSFFQPIPEGAVMTVEPGIYIEEEKIGIRIENNLWLRSGGNVDLMKNIPITAEEIEALMTA from the coding sequence ATGAAATATTTGCCGCTGGACAAGAAGATCTTTGAGAAGAATCGTGAACGATTTGCCGCCAGAATGCTGCCGGATGCCATTGCTGTTTTTAATTCAAATGATGAATTGCCCACCAACGGGGACGCGCTGCATGCCTTCAGGCAGAATTCGGACCTGTACTGGCTGACAGGCATTGAGCAGGAAGATACCATGCTGGTGCTCTACCCGGACAACCCTGATCCCAAACACCGGGAAGTGCTGGTACTCGTCCGCCCCAACGAAATGAAGGAAAAATGGGATGGTCACCGCCTCCGCAAAGAAGAAGCGCAGGCCATTTCGGGTATTCAGACCATCGTGTGGCTGGACAGTCTGGATGCTCTCCTGCAACAATGGATCCACGAAGCCGGAAATATCTATCTCAATACCAATGAGAACAACCGCCGTTCCAATTATGTGCCTGTCCGCGATTACCGTTATGCCGCTGAACTGCGGGAACGTTATCCCCTGCATAACTATCTGCGTGCCGCGCGTATCCTGAAGGAACTGCGTGCGGTGAAAACCGAAGAGGAAGTGAAGGTTATGCAGACAGCGATGGACATCACCGAAAAAGCTTTCCGCCGTTTGCTCAAATTCATCCGCCCCGGCGTATATGAGCATGAAATACATGCCGAGATCATGCATGAGTTCCTCCGCAACCGGGCGACCGGGGAGGCTTATGGTTCCATCATCGCCTCGGGGGACCGCGCCCGTACCCTCCATTACATCGCCAATAACCAGGAATGTAAGGACGGGGAGGTGATCCTGATGGACTTCGGCGCCGCTTATGGCGGGTACAATGCGGACCTGACGCGTTCCGTGCCGGTGAACGGGAAGTTCAGCCCCCGCCAGCGCGAGATATACAACGCATGCCTGCACCTGCACAACTATGCCAAATCCATCCTGAAACCCGGTATCACCATCGCAAAATACCATGAGATGGTAGGCGTGGAAGCCGGGAAGGAATTTGTAAAGCTGGGCCTGCTCACCGAAGGCGATATCCGGAACCAGGACCCCGAAGCCCCGGCCTACCGCAAATACCTCTATCACGGCATTTCCCATCACCTCGGCGTAGATGTGCATGACCTCGGCCCCTCTTTCTTCCAGCCCATTCCCGAAGGCGCTGTGATGACGGTAGAACCGGGAATCTATATTGAAGAAGAAAAGATCGGCATCCGCATTGAGAACAACCTCTGGCTGAGATCCGGCGGGAATGTGGACCTGATGAAGAATATTCCTATCACGGCAGAGGAGATCGAAGCATTAATGACAGCATAA
- the pckA gene encoding phosphoenolpyruvate carboxykinase (ATP): protein MQISSVRDTLKELRDLGIQNANDVHYQLSPEELVAQTLARRQGSLSDTGALVVNTGEFTGRSPKDKFIVKDSITAGSVNWNDFNLPFSAENFERLYQKVTNHFKEKDVWVRDCQACADPAYRINIRVISETPWASLFAYNMFIRPTEEELEHSDPEWTVIHAPGCHADPAVDGTRQHNFAVLNFTRRMIIIGGSAYTGEIKKGVFTILNYLLPHNKGVLSMHCSANQGRAGDTAVFFGLSGTGKTTLSADPDRKLIGDDEHGWTDTGVFNFEGGCYAKTIDLSEEKEPQIFHAVREGALLENTGFYPGTHTVNYADKSITENTRVSYPLHYISNAQEPSIGNMPRNIFFLTCDAYGVLPPISRLTPAQAMYQFISGYTAKIAGTEAGITEPKSTFSACFGAPFLPLHPGRYALMLGEKLRQHNVNVWLVNTGWTGGAYGTGERIRLKYTRAMISAALKGELDKAAYKHHEVFGVAIPEACPGVPDEILDPRNTWEDKAAYDAQAQDLAEQFVRNFEKYADQVDEEILLAAPRI from the coding sequence ATGCAAATCAGCAGTGTAAGAGATACACTCAAGGAATTGCGAGATCTGGGCATTCAGAACGCCAACGATGTACATTACCAACTTAGCCCGGAAGAGCTGGTGGCACAAACCCTGGCACGCCGCCAGGGCAGCCTGAGCGACACGGGTGCGCTGGTAGTGAATACCGGAGAGTTTACAGGCCGTTCCCCGAAAGACAAGTTTATTGTAAAAGACAGCATTACTGCTGGTTCGGTAAACTGGAACGACTTCAACCTGCCTTTTTCTGCCGAAAACTTCGAGCGGCTGTATCAGAAAGTAACCAACCATTTTAAAGAAAAAGACGTTTGGGTAAGAGATTGCCAGGCCTGCGCCGATCCTGCTTACCGGATCAATATCCGTGTGATCAGCGAAACACCCTGGGCCAGCCTCTTTGCCTACAACATGTTCATCCGCCCCACCGAAGAGGAACTGGAACATTCGGACCCGGAATGGACCGTTATCCATGCACCGGGCTGCCATGCCGATCCCGCCGTGGACGGTACCCGTCAGCACAATTTTGCGGTACTGAATTTTACCCGGAGAATGATCATCATCGGCGGCTCCGCCTATACCGGCGAGATCAAAAAAGGTGTCTTCACCATTCTCAATTACCTGCTGCCACACAATAAAGGCGTATTGAGCATGCATTGCTCCGCCAACCAGGGCAGAGCAGGTGATACGGCTGTTTTCTTCGGACTCAGCGGCACCGGCAAGACCACACTGAGCGCCGATCCCGACCGCAAGCTCATCGGAGACGACGAACACGGATGGACCGATACCGGCGTTTTCAACTTTGAAGGCGGCTGCTATGCCAAAACCATCGACCTCAGCGAAGAAAAGGAACCTCAGATATTTCATGCCGTACGCGAAGGCGCACTGCTGGAAAATACAGGCTTCTATCCCGGCACACATACTGTTAACTATGCAGATAAAAGCATCACGGAAAACACCCGCGTATCTTACCCCCTGCATTATATCAGCAATGCCCAGGAACCATCCATCGGCAATATGCCGCGGAATATCTTCTTCCTGACCTGTGATGCCTACGGCGTGTTGCCACCCATTTCCAGGCTCACACCGGCCCAGGCCATGTACCAGTTCATCTCCGGCTACACCGCCAAGATTGCCGGTACGGAAGCAGGGATCACGGAACCCAAATCCACTTTCAGCGCGTGTTTCGGAGCGCCCTTCCTGCCGCTGCACCCCGGCCGTTATGCACTGATGCTGGGCGAAAAGCTGCGCCAGCACAATGTTAATGTATGGCTGGTGAACACCGGGTGGACCGGCGGGGCCTATGGCACCGGGGAACGCATCAGACTGAAGTACACCCGCGCCATGATATCCGCCGCGCTGAAAGGTGAGTTGGACAAGGCAGCCTACAAACACCATGAAGTGTTCGGCGTGGCCATTCCTGAAGCCTGCCCCGGTGTACCGGACGAAATTCTCGACCCGCGTAACACCTGGGAAGACAAAGCCGCTTACGACGCACAGGCACAGGATCTGGCAGAACAATTTGTAAGAAACTTCGAAAAATATGCCGACCAGGTGGATGAGGAAATCCTCCTGGCCGCACCCAGAATCTAA
- the folD gene encoding bifunctional methylenetetrahydrofolate dehydrogenase/methenyltetrahydrofolate cyclohydrolase FolD: MQILDGKLVSKAIKDQIAVQVTELKAQGKKIPHLAAILVGNDGASETYVASKVKSCAEIGYNSTLLRFDSQISEKHLLDNINMLNENPDIDGILVQLPLPKHINEELVINTIDPSKDVDGFHPVNVGKMVSGLPTFIPATPYGIMLMLEHYNIDTKGKHAVVIGRSHIVGTPVSILLSRNSNPGNCTVTLTHSHTRNLKEVCLQADIIVAAIGRPEFVTADMVKEGAIIVDVGINRIPDASKKSGFRLVGDVKFDEVAPRSSFITPVPGGVGPMTIAALLKNTYHAAIAQKGNQN; this comes from the coding sequence ATGCAAATTTTAGACGGCAAACTCGTTTCAAAGGCGATCAAAGATCAAATAGCAGTCCAGGTGACTGAACTGAAAGCGCAAGGCAAAAAAATCCCCCATCTGGCTGCCATCCTGGTAGGCAACGACGGGGCCAGTGAGACCTATGTGGCCTCCAAGGTGAAGTCCTGCGCAGAGATCGGCTACAACTCCACCCTCCTGCGCTTCGACAGCCAGATATCCGAAAAGCATCTGCTCGATAATATCAATATGTTGAACGAAAACCCGGATATCGACGGCATCCTCGTTCAGCTCCCGCTTCCCAAACACATCAACGAAGAACTGGTGATCAACACCATCGATCCCAGCAAGGATGTGGATGGCTTCCACCCGGTAAATGTGGGTAAAATGGTCAGCGGGCTGCCCACTTTCATTCCTGCCACTCCTTACGGCATCATGCTGATGCTGGAACACTATAATATCGATACCAAAGGCAAACATGCGGTAGTGATAGGACGCAGCCACATCGTAGGCACCCCGGTAAGCATTCTGCTAAGCCGCAACAGCAATCCCGGCAACTGCACAGTAACGCTCACCCATTCCCACACGAGGAACCTGAAAGAGGTTTGTCTGCAGGCAGATATCATCGTTGCCGCCATTGGCCGGCCAGAATTCGTGACAGCGGACATGGTGAAAGAAGGCGCTATTATTGTTGACGTGGGCATCAACCGCATCCCGGATGCTTCCAAAAAAAGCGGGTTCCGGCTGGTAGGTGATGTGAAATTCGATGAAGTAGCCCCCCGCTCCAGCTTTATTACACCCGTACCCGGCGGCGTTGGCCCGATGACCATTGCCGCATTGCTGAAAAACACCTACCACGCGGCCATTGCCCAGAAAGGGAACCAGAACTGA
- a CDS encoding 7-carboxy-7-deazaguanine synthase QueE, with amino-acid sequence MSNTVLHTATLPVMESFYTIQGEGFHQGKAAYFIRLGGCDVGCVWCDVKESWDADKHPQVPVMEIVQEAAAFPGRIAVITGGEPLMHNLDGLTKSLHKTGFRTHIETSGSSPMSGNWDWITLSPKKFKAPLDEVCKQAHELKIVVYHKSDFAWAEKYAAQVGKQCKLYLQPEWSRAAEMTPLIIDYVKDHPQWQISLQIHKYINVP; translated from the coding sequence ATGAGCAACACCGTACTTCATACCGCCACCCTGCCCGTCATGGAATCGTTCTACACGATCCAGGGAGAAGGGTTCCACCAGGGCAAAGCAGCCTATTTCATCCGCCTCGGCGGATGCGATGTGGGTTGTGTGTGGTGCGATGTAAAAGAAAGCTGGGATGCGGACAAACATCCGCAAGTTCCGGTGATGGAAATCGTGCAGGAAGCGGCGGCATTCCCGGGCAGGATTGCCGTTATCACCGGCGGAGAACCGCTGATGCACAACCTCGACGGGCTGACGAAATCCCTGCATAAAACAGGCTTCCGGACGCATATCGAAACATCCGGCTCCTCTCCCATGAGCGGCAATTGGGACTGGATCACCCTCTCCCCGAAGAAATTCAAAGCCCCGCTGGATGAAGTCTGCAAACAGGCACATGAACTGAAGATCGTAGTGTACCATAAATCCGATTTTGCCTGGGCGGAGAAATACGCCGCACAGGTGGGCAAACAATGTAAACTCTATCTTCAGCCGGAATGGAGCCGCGCTGCCGAAATGACGCCGCTGATCATCGACTACGTAAAGGACCATCCGCAGTGGCAGATTTCGCTGCAGATACACAAGTATATCAATGTACCATAA
- a CDS encoding OmpA family protein has product MKKLLLILCCLTSLQLAAQTVTYETAGKKAKALFDQAIDAMRMYQPKDAIRFLQEAIKVQPKFVDAYGQMGLAYVETGQYPDALNAFRQLETLDPAGVRHVRFSYSKALAGDGQFKEALTMITEYIETSKTPTQASLKFKKNMEFAVTQTPVPFQPQNLGENINSPDPEYFPSPTIDGKTLVYTRRVKGRNEDFFVSQRDSLQWLPAKDMGEPVNSAFNEGAQNISQDGEMLVFTGCDFPEGRGSCDIYYSIKTADGWQTPKNIGNAINTRDWDSQPCLSPDKQSLYFTRETADAGADIFVSHRGADGQWQKAERLGPAINTPGREMTPFLHADGQTLFFASDGHPGYGSLDMFYSRRQPDGSWGTPINLGYPINTIGEDASLTVAADGKTAYFASDRADSRGALDIYSFELYEAARPLPTLYVRGYVYDKKTNERLPASSLELVDLETELTIANIRSDEQGAFLVPLPTGKDYAFNVNRKGYLFYSDNFSLKTARTDEPFEKNIPLQPLEANAVVVLRNIFFASNQYTLQPASATELDKLVKLLSENPTMQAEIGGHTDNVGADADNQLLSENRAKAVVQYLVQKGIAAERLKAKGFGETKPVDTNDTETGRAQNRRTELKVISM; this is encoded by the coding sequence ATGAAAAAACTCCTGCTCATACTTTGCTGCTTGACCAGCCTGCAGCTTGCCGCACAAACGGTCACTTACGAAACGGCCGGCAAAAAGGCCAAAGCGCTGTTCGACCAGGCTATTGACGCCATGCGCATGTACCAGCCCAAAGATGCGATCAGGTTCCTGCAGGAAGCCATCAAAGTACAACCGAAATTCGTAGATGCATATGGACAAATGGGGCTGGCCTATGTGGAGACCGGGCAATATCCCGATGCGCTGAACGCCTTCCGCCAGCTGGAAACACTGGACCCCGCAGGCGTCAGACATGTAAGGTTCTCCTATTCCAAAGCGCTCGCCGGTGACGGTCAGTTCAAAGAAGCACTGACCATGATCACGGAATATATTGAAACATCCAAAACACCCACGCAGGCTTCGCTGAAATTCAAAAAGAACATGGAGTTTGCCGTTACCCAAACACCGGTGCCGTTTCAGCCGCAGAACCTCGGAGAGAATATAAACTCCCCCGATCCCGAATATTTCCCTTCCCCCACCATCGATGGGAAGACGCTGGTGTACACCCGCCGCGTCAAAGGCAGGAACGAAGATTTCTTTGTTTCACAAAGGGACAGCCTGCAATGGCTTCCCGCAAAGGATATGGGGGAACCGGTGAACTCCGCTTTCAATGAAGGCGCACAGAACATTTCACAGGATGGCGAAATGCTGGTATTCACCGGCTGCGACTTCCCCGAAGGACGCGGCAGCTGCGATATCTACTATTCCATCAAAACAGCGGACGGCTGGCAGACGCCGAAAAACATCGGTAATGCGATCAATACCCGCGACTGGGATTCACAGCCCTGCCTGTCCCCGGACAAACAATCGTTATACTTCACCAGGGAAACTGCAGATGCCGGCGCGGACATCTTTGTCAGCCACCGCGGAGCTGACGGCCAATGGCAAAAAGCAGAACGCCTGGGCCCCGCCATCAATACGCCCGGCCGGGAGATGACGCCTTTTCTGCATGCAGACGGGCAAACGCTGTTCTTTGCTTCCGACGGCCATCCCGGTTATGGCAGCCTGGACATGTTCTATTCCCGCCGCCAGCCGGATGGCAGCTGGGGCACACCGATAAACCTCGGCTACCCGATCAACACCATCGGCGAAGATGCCAGCCTTACCGTAGCGGCAGACGGCAAAACCGCCTACTTCGCCTCCGACCGCGCGGATTCACGCGGTGCGCTGGATATCTACAGCTTCGAACTGTATGAAGCAGCCAGACCATTGCCCACGCTTTATGTAAGAGGGTATGTGTATGACAAAAAGACCAACGAGCGCCTTCCCGCCTCTTCACTTGAACTGGTGGACCTGGAAACGGAACTGACCATTGCGAATATACGCAGCGATGAACAGGGCGCTTTTCTTGTACCGCTGCCCACCGGGAAAGATTATGCTTTCAATGTCAACCGGAAAGGATACCTTTTTTATTCCGACAACTTCTCGCTTAAAACAGCACGAACAGATGAGCCGTTTGAGAAAAACATTCCGCTGCAACCGCTGGAAGCAAATGCTGTTGTAGTACTGCGGAACATCTTCTTTGCATCGAATCAATACACCCTGCAACCAGCCTCCGCTACGGAGCTGGACAAACTCGTAAAACTGCTCTCGGAGAATCCCACTATGCAGGCGGAGATCGGCGGGCATACGGACAATGTTGGCGCCGACGCGGACAACCAGCTATTGTCCGAAAACCGGGCAAAAGCGGTGGTGCAATACCTTGTGCAAAAAGGCATTGCAGCAGAAAGGCTGAAAGCAAAAGGGTTCGGCGAAACAAAACCTGTAGACACCAACGATACCGAAACCGGGCGTGCGCAGAACAGGCGAACAGAACTGAAGGTGATCAGCATGTAA